The following proteins are co-located in the Cutaneotrichosporon cavernicola HIS019 DNA, chromosome: 3 genome:
- the TIF34 gene encoding uncharacterized protein (component of the eukaryotic translation initiation factor 3 (eIF-3) complex, which is involved in protein synthesis of a specialized repertoire of mRNAs and, together with other initiation factors, stimulates binding of mRNA and methionyl-tRNAi to the 40S ribosome. The eIF-3 complex specifically targets and initiates translation of a subset of mRNAs involved in cell proliferation) — MKPIILQGHERSLTQIVFNAEGDLLFSASKDKIVNVWYTSNGERLGTFNGHNGSVWTVAVDSQSRYLLTGAADNEMKLWDVSTGKCLKSWEFLTAVTRVAWSEDDEMALCITEQRQGQPSVIRTFNVNREDPAASSSTPLSEIVLSGSKATVAIWAPLSDFILTGHESGKVAKYDAKTGEEVLKNDESHTSLISDIQLSPDGTYFITSSKDKTARIFDSDSLDEMKVYTTETPLNSACITPLRPYVILGGGQDAMNVTTTSSRAGKFESRFWHKLFEEEVGRVKGHFGPINTLAVHPQGKAYASGSEDGFVRVHWFDESYFRSRPFGDLEPEVEV, encoded by the exons ATG AAGCCCATCATTCTTCAAG GACACGAGCGTTCGCTCACGCAGATCGTCTTCAACGCGGAGGGCGACCTGCTCTTCTCGGCGTCCAAGGACAAGATCGTCAACGTGTGGTACACGTCGAacggcgagcgccttggCACATTCAACGGGCACAACGGTTCAGTGTGGACCGTCGCGGTTGACT CACAATCGCGCTACCTCCTCACGGGTGCGGCCGACAACGAGATGAAGCTGTGGGACGTGTCGACGGGCAAGTGCCTCAAGTCCTGGGAGTTCTTGACGGCGGTGACGCGCGTGGCGTGGAG cgaggacgacgagatggctCTGTGCATCACCGAGCAACGACAGGGCCAGCCGTCCGTCATCCGGACATTCAACGTCAACCGCGAGGACCCCGCTGCGTCGAGCTCCACCCCCCTTTCCGAGATTGTGCTTTCTGGCTCCAAGGCTACTGTTGCGATCTGGGCGCCTCTCTCCGACTTTATCCTCACCGGCCACGAGAgcggcaaggtcgccaAGTACGACGCCAagacgggcgaggaggtgctcAAGAACGACGAGAGCCACACGTCCCTCATCTCGGACATCCAGCTCTCGCCTGACGGGACCTACTTCATCACCTCGTCCAAGGACAAGACTGCGCGCATCTTTGACTCGGACAGCCTTGACGAGATGAAGGTGTACACCACCGAGACGCCGCTCAACTCGGCGTGCATCACCCCCCTTCGCCCCTAT GTTATCCTCGGCGGTGGCCAGGACGCCATGAACGTCAcgaccacctcgtcgcgtgCCGGCAAGTTCGAGTCGCGGTTCTGGCACAAGCTgttcgaggaggaggtcggccgTGTTAAGGGCCACTT CGGCCCCATCAACACCCTCGCTGTCCACCCCCAGGGCAAGGCGTACGCCTCGGGATCCGAGGACGGCTTCGTCCGTGTGCACTGG
- a CDS encoding uncharacterized protein (N-terminal domain of oxidoreductase) gives MSLPTMNKCVVLAKRPERGPITPATFKKDAAALKKPGDGEVVVKVELLSIDAAMRMWLVDTRSYIPPVKIGEVMRAAGLGRVVETRSDRYKVGDLVHGVLGWQEYWVGPARVLEPRPTPDGMEDIDHLGLLGVSGMTAYFGIFDIGRLKDGETVCISGAAGSVGLIATQIALAHKRCKVIAIVGSQDKVEQLKALGCEIVLNYKQEGFAGRMRAAGSIDVYFDNVGGELLDLVLAQINPYARVVMCGAISQYNTAKPYGVRLTPQLISMKARMEGFIAFDYEKRYPEARAYLADLARKGQLKYSYYVVGGGLDGCAKALQDMFDGKNIGKTVVSFQDEGDRNPKL, from the exons ATGTCCCTCCCAACAATGAACAAGTgcgtcgtgctcgccaAGCGGCCGGAGCGTGGACCGATCACGCCAGCGACGTTCAAGaaggacgcggcggcgctcaagaagcccggtgacggcgaggtggtcgtcaaggtcgagctgctGTCCATT GACGCGGCGATGCGGATGTGGCTCGTCGATACGCGCTCGTATATCCCCCCCGTCAAGATTGGGGAGGTGATGCGTGCGGCGGGACTGGGCCGGGTCGTCGAGACCCGGTCCGACAGGTACAAGGTCGGAGACCTGGTTCACGGTGTCCTTGGATGGCAGGAATATTGGGTTGGTCCTGCCCGTGTTCTCGAGCCTCGCCC CACGCCAGACGGGATGGAGGATAtcgaccacctcggcctgctgGGCGTGTCGGGCATGACAGCCTACTTTGGCATATTTGACATTGGGCGCCTCAAGGATGGCGAGACGGTGTGCATCTCGGGTGCAGCGGGCAGTGTTGGCCTT ATTGCAACCCAGATCGCACTCGCCCACAAGCGATGCAAGGTTATTGCAATCGTCGGGTCgcaggacaaggtcgagcagctcaaggcgctcggGTGCGAGATCGTCCTCAATTACAAGCAGGAGGGCTTTGCTGGTCGCATGCGTGCGGCTGGTAGCATCGACGTGTACTTTGACAATGTTGGgggcgagctgctcgacctcgtcctcgcccagaTCAACCCGTACGCCCGGGTTGTCATGTGTGGTGCGATTTCGCAGTACAA CACGGCCAAGCCATACGGCGTCCGCCTCACTCCTCAACTCATCTCGATGAAGGCCCGGATGGAGGGCTTCATCGCGTTCGACTACGAGAAGCGATACCCCGAGGCGCGGGcgtacctcgccgacctggcTAGAAAGGGCCAGCTCAAGTACTCGTACTATGTGGTTGGCGGGGGACTTGACGGCTGCGCAAAGGCTCTGCAGGACATGTTTGACGGTAAGAATATCGGAAAGACCGTCGTGTCGTtccaggacgagggcgatcGTAACCCCAAGCTGTGA
- a CDS encoding uncharacterized protein (Rapamycin-insensitive companion of mTOR, domain 5) has translation MPASTVPVGASMGLVVPRAFPYKDIYPGGHELGWVEVAPPQPPIVGGWMRMVSPVLILPDYTVHILPVVGSENPRDPYYYPLEADMCASYAVTAHINTYGFNFTQTGWHMLVVNQTWMRPTMPRPTGAYTTWIGVTTDTPGSLPDPPANWGTRERIAVGLGVGLGGAGVLLGLLAMLWIKHRRYNKSERTAFDRMKPEEQHEYLATNPRSVLNPNPPPNRFDRPSFDRLSSSVSTGFHDDGSSNYEDDETVESLMYKLAIERRVQYGAEKMLDVIETRTGADKDQVRNNITAQLEVANDHIKALETRLERLRGNSAQRRRPRRPNGLSTSASSTLLSAGVRPKVSRQGSFTTDDHSVSTPPGSLSPWPLEAEDESDDETIVAAKENATSLLGCLRGAGEEALETLTRLTDLFKNHPTLYRHLEITEIIQAALPQLADSSNIRRRSAAYRLLRYSLDRRTWGCMVHAGLEAVIIRTFTRDAKAVLEREQALLLLRAVTAFPPPSVREKRALAARAKATQLPDPVARLLLHRVPLRQGLVRAIVSAAENIDDVMRTVCMETLVEIALLDLECLLSADSFRVVLNAFKDGPFELGLGITGMLCYLANTPHTRHLLIPGSDFEIVLVGLTEEYGKVSSRHMQRYLDRLDTCVRNVGMVLGTWAGVLYLCMDHCRAIKSLISSLFVPIPEMRNALLDLFFSAFRIKAPSWTSAFLDGRRLTVYNRTYEASTQFQDGIEDEEFSPRLSIVDNYVAFLLAVFIEAGLLESLVALIQEDEVAHNVSRKATLLLGEILQLANHTLPLQYAARIQALPRLFTGVAEFTKPTERNSALAALSSIDSLARNNLKRSQAIGDRNRIAPRSVQESLQRSQRQVQQVKLRLGLQIEDKAFQAMVNDSGVLLSRDHNKWNYDVIMELLQGPLLNPRRLDEVIRATKFIRRIFSFLHPFNNRFSAILRTRPNHKWVRLGCALLNTMLVNPEGQRYLADDKLLRQMVECLAELDQYAGQPSAQPLFARDRLENTLTYGYFEMIGTLTKHHKGIQLLEKFKFFTSFYHLCELRSRDDIVKLIIECFDYSIDAHQRIVLSKALTSSYLDTRSFTTHHLGRLLNKSPELTDWALTLLVTQLYDPAIDVCEIAVMYLEEACTEPVNLEKVVYLCPSLEHLGELGANLFLRFMSTSTGFQYLLAAQYIDYELESWMAEHNMLYVIEVETFVSKTIRPLSKDNSDEFWAYEGTAPTHFFRELCKTPEGCEYLHQKGIVPEFAEIIRLHGMETEDTGVLNKLKAAMWVMGNIGSTEGGLAFLEDEDIIKDIIDIAERSLVLTMKGTGFFVIGLISSTQMGAEILEEYGWIAARTPLGQTTGLCLPNDIGRFAYIEPWKRHQSLSSVPPLPALSGLESEVMNLISNLSNYVLAAGAMNNLKRIRNRHPRLFSSTTLFYRALRAISTNHFQAPVRRFICDLFSVEINPQTLLKFMHLERTSPAPPPEENGWRLSTGSVDSDTRRRARSSPGPEPTEPYRSIRPRGVTVGATSLSEADPLPTCAMDPRGTD, from the exons ATGCCAGCGTCAACAGTCCCTGTCGGGGCGTCCATGGGCCTTGTAGTCCCTCGCGCGTTCCCCTACAAGGATATCTATCCCG GCGGACACGAACTCGGctgggtcgaggtcgcACCTCCACAGCCGCCCATCGTGGGTGGTTGGATGCGGATGGTGTCGCCagtcctcatcctcccagACTACACG GTACACATCCTCCCCGTCGTAGGGAGCGAGAATCCCCGCGATCCATACTATTACCCCCTCGAGGCTGACATGTGCGCCTCGTACGCAGTCACAGCACACATCAACACGTACGGCTTCAACTTCACCCAGACGGGGTGGCACATGCTGGTCGTGAACCAGACGTGGATGCGGCCGACTATG CCACGCCCAACTGGCGCGTATACGACGTGGATCGGCGTCACCACGGATACTCCAGGCTCTCTACCTGACCCTCCGGCAAATTGGGGGACGCGGGAGCGGATTGCGGtgggcctcggcgttggccTGGGCGGCGCAGGTGTCTTGCTGGGATTGTTGGCGATGCTGTGGATCAAGCACAGGCGATATAACAAATCAGAA CGAACCGCTTTCGACCGCATGAAGCCCGAGGAACAACATGAGTACCTCGCGACTAACCCGCGGTCGGTGCTCAATCCCAACCCACCGCCGAACCG CTTCGACCGGCCAAGTTTCGATCggctgagctcgagcgtATCGACTGGCTTCCACGACGACGGAAGCAGCAACtatgaggacgacgagacg GTTGAGAGCCTGATGTACAAGCTCGCAATCGAGCGCAGAGTGCAGTACGGCGCCGAGAAGATGCTGGACGTCATCGAAACCCGCACCGGCGCGGACAAGGACCAAGTCCGGAATAATATCACTGCGCAGTTAGAAGTTGCCAACGACCACATCAAGGCATTAGAGACACGCCTTGAGCGATTACGAGGCA ACTCggcgcagcgccgccgcccacgaCGCCCTAACGGACTCTCGACATCGGCTTCTTCCACCCTCCTCTCGGCAGGTGTGCGTCCCAAGGTGTCGCGCCAAGGGAGTTTCACCACCGACGACCACAGCGTTAGCACCCCGCCAGGGTCGCTTTCCCCCTGGCCACTGGAAGctgaggacgagagcgacgacgagactATCGTCGCTGCAAAGGAGAATGCAACGTCCCTCTTGGGCTGCTTGCGTGGCGCCGGCGAAGAGGCGTTGGAGACGTTAACGCGCCTCACCGATCTCTTCAAGAATCACCCAACGCTGTACCGCCACCTCGAGATCACCGAGATCATCCAGGCTGCCCTCCCACAGCTAGCGGACTCGTCGAACATCcggaggcgctcggcggcgtaTCGGTTACTACGGTACTCCCTCGACAGGCGGACATGGGGTTGCATGGTGCATGCGGGCCTGGAAGCGGTCATCATCCG CACGTTCacgcgcgacgccaaggccgtcctcgaacgcgagcaggcgctgctcctcctccgggCTGTCACAGCATTCCCACCTCCAAGCGTGCGAGAGAAGCGGGCATTAGcagcgcgcgccaaggcgACACAACTGCCCGATCCTGTTGCGCGActgctcctccaccgcgtGCCTCTGCGGCAAGGGTTGGTGCGGGCAATCGTAAGCGCAGCCGAGAACATCGACGACGTGATGCGCACAGTCTGCATGGAGACGCTGGTGGAAATCGCGCTGCTGGATCTCGAGTGCTTATTGTCGGCCGACTCGttccgcgtcgtcctcaacgCATTCAAGGACGGCCCATTCGAACTGGGGCTGGGGATAACGGGCATGCTGTGCTATCTCGCCAACACGCCGCACAcgcgccacctcctcaTTCCCGGGAGCGACTTTGAgatcgtcctcgtcggcctaACAGAAGAGTACGGCAAGGTGTCGAGCCGACACATGCAGCGCTACCTCGACCGTCTGGACACGTGCGTACGCAACGTCGGCATGGTACTCGGTACATGGGCCGGCGTGCTATACCTCTGCATGGATCACTGTCGGGCCATCAAGAGTCTCATCAGCTCCCTGTTCGTACCAATACCGGAGATGCGGAACGCGCTCTTGGACTTGTTCTTCAGCGCGTTCCGCATCAaggcgccgagctggaccagcgcgttcctcgacggccgCCGGCTTACTGTGTACAATCGCACGTACGAGGCGTCGACGCAGTTCCAAGACGGTattgaggatgaggagtTTTCTCCTCGACTCAGCATCGTCGACAATTACGTCGCGTTCCTACTTGCGGTGTTCATCGAGGCCGGATTGCTCGAG tctCTCGTCGCACTCATCCAGGAAGACGAAGTCGCCCACAATGTCAGCCGTAAGGCGACGCTactcctcggcgagatcctccagctcgccaaccaCACCCTACCGTTGCAATACGCCGCAAGGATCCAG GCTCTCCCGCGCCTCTTCACTGGCGTCGCCGAGTTCACGAAGCCTACAGAGCGCAATTCTGCACTCGCGGCGCTGTCCTCAATCGACAGCTTGGCGCGCAACAACCTCAAGCGAAGTCAGGCTATTGGGGATAGGAACCGCATAGC acccAGGTCTGTCCAGGAATCGCTGCAGCGATCACAACGACAAGTGCAGCAGGTTAAGCTTCGACTTGGATTGCAAATAGAGGACAAGGCGTTCCAAGCCATGGTCAACGACTCTGGG gtaCTCCTCTCGCGCGACCACAATAAGTGGAACTACGACGTGATTATGGAGCTGCTCCAGGGCCCACTACTCAATCCCAGGCGTCTGGATGAGGTCATCCGCGCGACCAAGTTTATCCGTCGcatcttctccttcctccacccctTCAACAACCGCTTCAGTGCAATCCTACGCACACGA CCAAACCACAAGTGGGTGCGTCTTGGGTGCGCTCTCCTCAACACCATGCTCGTCAATCCCGAGGGCCAGCGCTACCTCGCCGATGACAAGCTGTTGCGCCAGATGGTCGAGTGCCTCGCCGAGCTAGACCAGTACGCGGGCCAACCGAGCGCGCAGCCCTTGTTTGCGCGCGATCGCCTCGAGAACACCCTCACGTACGGCTACTTTGAGATGATCGGTACCCTCACCAAGCACCACAAGGGCATTCAGCTGCTCGAGAAGTTCAAGTTCTTCACGTCCTTCTACCATCTGTGCGAGCTACGCAGCCGCGACGACAtcgtcaagctcatcaTCGAGTGCTTCGACTACTCCAT CGACGCGCACCAAAGAATCGTCCTCTCAAAGGCGCTCACATCGAGCTACCTTGACACGCGGTCGTtcaccacccaccacctcgGACGACTGCTCAACAAATCGCCCGAGCTTACGGACTGGGCGCTCACGTTGCTCGTCACGCAGCTGTACGACCCCGCCATCGATGTATGCGAGATCGCCGTCATGTACCTCGAGGAAGCGTGTACCGAACccgtcaacctcgagaAGGTCGTGTACCTCTGCCCATCACTGGAGCATTTAGGAGAGCTGGGCGccaacctcttcctccG cttCATGTCTACGTCCACGGGGTTCCAGTACCTCCTCGCAGCGCAGTACATTGACTACGAGCTTGAGAGTTGGATGGCGGAGCACAACATGCTCTATGtgatcgaggtcgagacgTTCGTGTCCAAGACAATCCGCCCACTGTCCAAAGACAACTCGGACGAGTTCTGGGCTTATGAGGGCACCGCCCCGACACACTTCTTCCGCGAGCTCTGCAAGACCCCCGAGGGGTGCGAATACCTTCATCAGAAAGGGATCGTACCCGAGTTCGCCGAGATCATCCGCCTGCACGGCATGGAGACCGAGGACACTGGGGTGCTTAACAAGCTAAAAGCCGCCATGTGGGTCATGGGCAACATCGGGTCGACCGAGGGCGgcctcgccttcctcgaggacgaagaTATCATTAAGGACATCATCGATATTGCCGAGCGGTCTCTGGTGCTCACCATGAAGGG gaCAGGATTCTTCGTCATCGGcctcatctcgtcgacgcaGATGGGTGCAGAGATTCTCGAGGAGTACGGATGGATTGCTGCACGCACGCCGCTCGGCCAGACCACCGGCCTCTGTCTTCCGAACGACATCGGGCGCTTCGCCTAC ATCGAGCCGTGGAAGCGTCACCAGAGCCTGTCGAGCGTGCCACCCCTCCCAGCGCTCTCGGGTctcgagagcgaggtcATGAACCTCATCTCCAATCTGAGCAACTAcgttctcgccgccggcgcgatGAACAACCTCAAGCG catcCGCAACCGCCACCCCcgcctcttctcctcgacgaccctCTTCTACCGCGCCCTCCGCGCAATCTCGACGAACCACTTCCAAGCCCCCGTCAGGCGTTTTATCTGCGACCTCTTCAGTGTCGAGATCAACCCCCAAACCCTTCTGAAATTCATGCACCTAGAGCGGACATCgcccgccccgccgcccgagGAGAACGGATGGCGTTTGAGCACGGGTAGCGTGGACAGCGAtacgcgtcggcgcgccCGTTCCTCTCCTGGACCAGAGCCGACCGAACCATATCGCTCCATTCGGCCGCGGGGGGTGACTGtcggcgcgacgagcttgtctGAGGCTGACCCGCTTCCGACGTGCGCTATGGACCCGCGAGGCACCGACTGA
- the PNO1 gene encoding uncharacterized protein (K homology RNA-binding domain) codes for MAHKSHRQKALAAQLEARPEISLVKPKKKPVSEGMELDSDDEGVVVGSALASASGEASSSGFAPLSASEQSTALKNEFRRIPIPPHRMTPLKREWVNIYTPLVEMLGLQVRMNVMRRAVELRSSGHTIDTGAIQKGADFVKAFALGFEVNDAIALLRLDDLYIDSFEVKDVKTLHGDHLARAIGRIAGEGGKVKFTIENASRTRIVLADTHIHILGSVQNIKIARDAVVSLILGSPPGKVYAHLKTVGARMKQRF; via the exons ATGGCCCACAAATCGCATCGTCAAAAGGCCCTCGCagcccagctcgaggcgcgcccCGAGATCTCGCTCgtcaagcccaagaagaagccCGTCTCTGAGGGCATGGagctcgactcggacgacgagggtgtTGTCGTCGGCTCGGCCCTCGCGTCCGCATCCGGCGAGGCGTCCTCGTCTGGCTTCGCTCCCTTGTCCGCGAGCGAGCAGTCGACCGCGCTCAAGAACGAGTTCCGTCgcatccccatccctcccCACCGCATGACCCcgctcaagcgcgagtGGGTCAACATCTACACGCCTCTGGTCGAGATGCTCGGCCTGCAGGTCCGCATGAACGTTATGCGCCGCGCTGTCGAGTTGAGG AGCTCCGGCCACACCATCGACACCGGCGCCATCCAGAAGGGCGCCGACTTTGTCAAGGCGTTCGCGCTTGGCTTTGAGGTCAAC GACGccatcgccctccttcGTCTCGACGACTTGTACATCGACTCGTTtgaggtcaaggacgtcaagACGCTCCACGGTGACCACCTTGCCCGTGCTATTG GCCGTATCgctggcgagggcggcaaggtcaagtTCACCATCGAGAATGCTAGCAGGACGCGTAtcgtgctcgccgacac ccacatccacatcctTGGCTCCGTACAGAACATCAAGATTGCGCGCGACGCAGTCGTCTCGCTCATTCTCGGCTCCCCACCTG GCAAGGTGTACGCCCACCTGAAGACGGTCGGCGCGCGGATGAAGCAGAGGTTTTAG
- a CDS encoding uncharacterized protein (EVE domain), translating into MPWLMKAEPDTRIVRGKDVKFSVDDFEEMGESPWDGVRNHEAKNIMKDKMKLGDKVLFYHSNCKVPGVYALAEISKEGYPDYTAWDAPTWYMVSVTFIERLAYPVTLALVKSFIGLMAPPEGIAYIGEEGLKAVQGMALINRGRLSVQPVDDAAYDAIVEMGRRGGFDEPAKGKGKGNGKRAKEEPGAEEPGAEDAKPANKANTKPPSKVVAAPSTQPPPKKAKAEHKPTAEHKPKAEHKPKAEPKPRAEGSRRSSRLKK; encoded by the exons ATGCCGTGGCTTATGAAGGCCGAACCCGATACGCGCATCGTCAGAGGCAAGGATGTCAAG TTCTCGGTCGACGATTtcgaggagatggg cgaGTCGCCGTGGGATG GCGTACGCAACCACGAGGCCAAGAATATCATGAAGGACAAGATGAAGCTGGGCGACAAG GTCCTCTTCTACCACAGTAATTGCAAAGTACCAG GGGTTTATGCTCTGGCGGAGATTAGCAAGGAGGGATATCCTGATT ATACGGCGTGGGATGC CCCCACATGGTACATGGTCAGCGTGACGTTTatcgagcgcctcgcgtACCCCGTCACACTGGCCCTCGTCAAGTCCTTCATTGGGCTCATGGCGCCGCCAGAGGGCATCGCGTATATAGGCGAAGAGGGGCTCAAGGCCGTGCAGGGCATGGCGCTGATTAATCGCGGGCGGTTGA GCGTGCAACCCGTCGACGATGCCGCTTATGACGCTATTGTTGAGATGGGCAGACGCGGAGGGTTCGACGAGCCTGcaaagggcaagggcaaagGCAATGGCAAGCGCGCAAAGGAGGAGCCGGGCGCAGAGGAGCCGGGCGCAGAGGACGCCAAGCCCGCAAACAAGGCCAACACCAAGCCACCGTCAAAGGTGGTCGCGGCGCCGTCCACGCAGCCACCAcccaagaaggccaaggccgagcacAAACCAACGGCCGAGCACAAACCAAAGGCCGAGCACAAACCAAAGGCAGAGCCCAAACCCCGCGCCGAGGGCTCACGCCGCAGCTCGCGGTTGAAGAAATAA
- the TOM70 gene encoding uncharacterized protein (TPR repeat), which produces MAPVSSLPPAPDAAADGLMIKAQRFFEENQKAILIGCGVAVAAGAGYYLYSSQAKAGGAAPGPSSSSSSSTSTQAPASEKSTTSKNKKKKKSKKSKFIEGDGTDGPLLEEIKPKPADKAVEDPFEGVPDAAGIEAMSEADRNALGKTLKDRGNKLYSKKDFKKAVECYTKAIEVSVQPDAVFYSNRAACYVNYSPPEYELCVRDCDEALTLDRTYVKALKRRATALERLDRDEEAVRDFTACTIIERFQDEAAAAAVERCLKKLAARKAKDILASRETKLPSPTFISSYLAAFRPHPKPTLPENPHQGDKTLDLAFDALDAADYAHTVTLANEAIDQGISTKKGQAEAYNLRGTFKFLIGDSAGAKTDLEKSLEIDPAFVQSWVKIASVHMELGDALSAFADFETAIRNDPTDADIYYHRGQVFFIMGEHDKAIADYNKSIELDDDFIFTHVQAAVAQYKQGEVAKSMAAFRKILRQFPDRGEPSNYYGEILLDQQKYSESVERFERSIELDKDKKPRNVLPYVNKALALFQWKQDIGAAEALCKEALEIDGDCDVAVATLAQLSLQQGKIDEAIKWFEKSGQLARTEGELVNAITYEHASRAQAAFLNNFPDYAERLGQIAQGI; this is translated from the exons ATGGCAcccgtctcctccctccccccggCGCCAGATGCTGCCGCTGACGGCCTCATGATCAAAGCTCAGCGCTTCTTCGAGGAGAACCAGAAGGCGATCCTGATCGGCTGTGGTGTCGCTGTCGCGGCCGGTGCCGGCTACTACCTCTACTCGAGCCAGGCTAAGGCTGGTGGTGCCGCACCGGGtccctcgagctcgtcctcaagcTCTACTTCGACGCAGGCGCCGGCCAGCGAGAAGagcacgacctcgaagaacaagaagaagaagaagagcaaAAAGTCCAAGTTtatcgagggcgacggcacCGATGGCCcactgctcgaggagatcaagcccaagccggCTGAcaaggctgtcgaggaCCCATTTGAGG GTGTTCCCGATGCCGCTGGCATCGAGGCCATGAGCGAGGCGGACCGCAacgcgctcggcaagaCGCTCAAGGACCGGGGCAACAAGCTGTACTCGAAGAAGGACTTTAAGAAGGCGGTCGAGTGCTACACCAAGGCCATCGAGGTGTCGGTGCAGCCTGACGCCGTGTTCTACTCGAACCGCGCTGCGTGCTACGTCAACTATTCGCCGCCCGAGTACGAGCTCTGCGTACGGGActgcgacgaggcgctgaCGCTCGACCGCACCTACGTCAAGGCCCTCAAGCGGAGGGCAACTGCTCTTGAGCGTCTGGAccgtgacgaggaggctgtTCGGG ATTTCACCGCTTGCACGATTATCGAGCGCTtccaggacgaggcggcggcggcggccgtcGAGAGGTGTTTGAAGAagctggcggcgcgcaaggccaaggatATTCTTGCGTCGCGCGAGACCAAGctcccctcgcccacctTTATCTCGTCGTACCTCGCTGCGTTCCGCCCCCACCCCAAGCCCACGCTGCCCGAGAACCCCCACCAGGGCGACAAgacgctcgacctcgcgttcgatgcgctcgacgcggccgacTATGCTCACACCGTGACGCTTGCCAACGAGGCGATCGACCAGGGCATCAGCACTAAGAAGGGCCAGGCTGAGGCGTACAACCTGCGCGGCACCTTCAAGTTCCTCATTGGCGACAGCGCCGGGGCCAAGACTGACCTGGAGAAGTCGCTCGAGATCGACCCGGCCTTTGTGCAGAGCTGGGTCAAGATTGCTAGCGTGCACATGGAGCTCGGAGACGCGCTCTCTGCGTTTGCCGACTTTGAGACGGCCATCCGCAACGACCCAACCGATGCCGACATCTACTACCACCGTGGCCAGGTGTTCTTCATCATGGGCGAGCACGACAAGGCCATTGCCGACTACAACAAGAGCAttgagctcgacgacgactttATCTTTACCCACGTCCAGGCCGCCGTTGCGCAGTACAAGCAGGGTGAGGTTGCCAAGAGCATGGCTGCGTTCCGCAAGATTCTCCGTCAGTTCCCCGACCGCGGCGAGCCGTCCAACTACTACGGTGAGATTCTGCTCGACCAGCAAAAGTACTCTGAGAGTGTGGAGCGATTCGAGCGCAGCATCGAGCttgacaaggacaagaagccTCGCAACGTTTTGCCTTACGTCAACAAGgcgctcgccctcttccAGTGGAAGCAGGACATTGGTGCCGCCGAGGCTCTGTGCAAGGAAGCTCTCGAGATTGACGGCGACTGCGACGTGGCTGTGGCGAcgctcgcccagctcaGCCTGCAGCAGGGCAAGATTGACGAGGCGATCAAGTGGTTTGAGAAGAGcggccagctcgcgcgtaccgagggcgagctcgtcaatgCCATCACTTACGAGCACGCAAGCCGCGCCCAGGCGGCGTTCCTCAACAACTTCCCCGACTACGCTGAGCGGCTCGGCCAGATCGCCCAGGGTATCTAA